One window of Mucilaginibacter inviolabilis genomic DNA carries:
- a CDS encoding RagB/SusD family nutrient uptake outer membrane protein, whose amino-acid sequence MKKIYILCALAGLTFSSCKKLLDEKPTSVLTNTNFYQSAADAQAAVVGALSQLQPQAYYQRTVYIMGELSGDCLIPLLTQNQERIDMYKLTYTPSNIEINNWWVNSYKLISRANDILANVPKITMDVPTKNNLLGNASFLRGMAYFDLAKSFGDVPLITHPVVDKNDPDFSPSRTAASKVYAQAIADLLFAEANCLSEDKISSANKGMVSSGAASAMLARVYLQRASTTFADPNDNQNALAECNKVINSGLYKLMPNYTDVFNWDIKYFPQQTEHIFDVQFGSNNTTTTQNITVRMFTPLAGGGSGSFVANPYVFNNLYFGADVRKAWNVTNKVTDSKGVTTTVSPWISKYKDPQWVQGSNNSRMNWIILRYADVLMMQSEAMNNLNPGDPAKFNGLNTVRDRAGLSAVHLSLANTPTPSAFIDTLVKDRARELCVEGHRRWDLIRLGRIKQVEQTINGFTLPDNLLLLPIPQPERDVNPNLTQNPGY is encoded by the coding sequence ATGAAAAAGATATATATATTATGTGCTTTGGCTGGATTAACTTTTTCTTCCTGCAAAAAGCTGTTAGACGAAAAACCAACCAGCGTTTTAACCAATACCAACTTTTATCAAAGTGCTGCCGATGCGCAGGCAGCGGTTGTAGGCGCTTTAAGCCAGTTACAGCCCCAGGCTTACTATCAGCGTACGGTTTATATTATGGGTGAGCTTTCTGGCGATTGTCTTATCCCCCTGCTTACGCAAAATCAGGAGCGTATTGATATGTACAAGCTAACTTACACTCCATCAAACATCGAAATAAACAACTGGTGGGTAAATAGCTACAAACTGATCAGCAGGGCCAATGATATTTTGGCCAACGTACCCAAAATCACCATGGATGTCCCTACCAAGAACAACCTATTGGGTAACGCCAGTTTTTTACGCGGCATGGCTTACTTTGACCTGGCCAAAAGCTTTGGCGATGTTCCATTGATCACACATCCGGTGGTTGACAAAAACGATCCGGATTTTTCTCCGTCAAGAACAGCGGCAAGCAAAGTATACGCTCAAGCTATTGCCGATCTGTTGTTTGCCGAAGCTAATTGTTTATCAGAAGATAAAATATCATCGGCTAATAAAGGGATGGTATCATCAGGTGCGGCATCAGCTATGCTGGCCCGGGTTTACCTGCAAAGGGCTAGCACCACCTTTGCCGATCCGAACGACAATCAGAATGCCCTTGCCGAATGTAATAAAGTGATCAATTCAGGCCTTTACAAACTGATGCCGAATTATACTGACGTTTTTAACTGGGATATCAAATACTTCCCACAGCAAACAGAACACATTTTTGATGTGCAGTTTGGCAGCAATAACACCACTACCACACAAAATATAACCGTGCGTATGTTTACACCGCTGGCCGGTGGCGGTTCCGGATCATTTGTGGCTAACCCTTATGTGTTCAACAATCTTTATTTTGGAGCCGATGTAAGAAAAGCCTGGAACGTAACCAACAAAGTAACCGATTCAAAAGGAGTTACCACAACCGTTTCTCCCTGGATCAGCAAATATAAAGACCCGCAATGGGTACAGGGAAGCAATAACTCCCGCATGAACTGGATCATACTGCGTTATGCCGACGTATTGATGATGCAGTCAGAAGCCATGAATAACCTTAACCCAGGCGATCCTGCCAAATTTAACGGGCTAAATACGGTGAGGGACCGAGCAGGTTTATCTGCCGTGCACTTAAGTTTGGCTAATACGCCTACACCTTCGGCTTTTATTGATACGTTGGTAAAAGACCGCGCCCGTGAACTTTGCGTAGAAGGGCATCGTCGTTGGGATCTGATCAGGTTGGGTCGCATTAAACAAGTTGAACAGACGATTAATGGTTTTACCCTTCCGGATAATCTGTTGCTGCTACCCATACCCCAACCAGAGCGCGACGTAAATCCTAACTTAACTCAAAACCCTGGATATTAA